The following DNA comes from Corallococcus silvisoli.
TCTCCGTCTCCGGCACCCCCACCCAGCGCAGGTCGATGCCCCACACATCCACGTCGCGGCCCGCCAGGAACCCCGCCAGGGACTCGTCCTGCGGCATCGTGGACACGCGCGTGTTCGTGAGGAACGCGGGCACGAAGGCCCACAGGTCCCCGTGCACCATGAACACCGCCCGCCCCGTGCGCGCGGGGACGAACGGCAGGACCTCACGCACCACGCGGTGCAGGGTGATGGCGTCGTACCGGCCCGTCCCCACCCGCACCTTCCAGGTGTAGTGCGCCAGTCCGCCCCCCAGGGGCTCCCGCTGCGTGCTCACGGCGTTGAGTCCCGCCGCCACCAGCGACCGCGACAGCTGCTCCAGCCCCACCGTGGTCTCGCGCGCTTCCCCCGCCTCCGAGCGCGCGCCCACGAACAACGCCAGCATCACCCACAGGCACAACGTCCTACGCATACCGACCTCGACTCGCATGAGGGTTCCCCACGCAGAGAAGCGCATGGGACTGACATCCAGCGCTCCCGCCGCGAGTGCCCCCAAGAGCACCTTCCGCGCCAGGACCCAACGTATTGATTTTGTTGATCCTGCCCCGTGGGGCCGGCTTCACTCCTGAATGCTACAGGGGCCCGCTCCGGCCGCGCTCAGAGTGAAAAACGCCGCCAGCCGCGGTGCTTCAGCGCTGAGACATGCGGACCATGGATGGCGCGGAGCTCTCCGGACCTGGAGCGCCCCCGTCCTGCCCACCAGGGTGTGGATGTTCATTCAATCCAACACATACATATGAAACAGGCAAGTCCTGGATGAAAGGGGAAGACGGCGGGGTGATCGCGCGGGGGAGGGGGACGGGCGACAACAGCGGGTCTCACCCTGACTCCCCGCGAGGGGGAGGACCCATGCCCGAGACCGTCTTCGTCGACAACATCTGGAACGACTTCGCGCACAGCTATGATCAGATGATCCCCGAACTGCCGTGCTACCAGCGGCAGCGGGAGAAGCTCCTCCGCGACACCCGGGATCGCGCCTATGTCATCGACGCGGGGTGTGGCACGGGGCTCGTGAGCGAACCGCTGGTGCGCCGGGGTCAGCGCGTCATCGGCTTTGACAACAACCAGGCCATGCTGGCCCTGGCGGTGCGCCGCCGCGACCGCGAGCCGGAGGCGGTGCGCACGCGCTGGACGATCCTGCCCGGTGACGTGACGACCTTCCCCCTGGAGGTGGAGGGCGGCGCGGACGCGGTGGTGATGAACAACGTCCTCTTCTACGTGCGCGACCCGGAGGCCGTGCTGCGCGAGGCGTGGACGCACCTGAAGCCCGGCGGCGTGCTGTGCATGACGAGCAACAAGCGCCCCCGGCCGAACCTGGAGAAGGTGCTGACGAACTCCATCCAGGAATGGGAGTCCCAGGGGCGTTGGACCGAAGCCCTCCAGCGCGCGGTGAACCACCACCGCACCTGCGCCCAGCGGCTCACCACCGACCCGAACGAGATGGTCACCTTCCTGGACACGGACCAGGCGGTGCGCCTGCTGGAGAAGGTGGGCTTCACCGAGGCGCTGGTGGCCGACGGTGACGACTACTACGGCGAGAACTTCTACGTCTGCATGCGCAAGTAGGGAGCCCCTTCCATGACGAACGTGAACCCCCGTTTTCAACGCAACCTGGGCGTCCTCCACCCCCAGACCATGGACAAGCTCGCCGGCACCCACGTGCTCGTGGCCGGCGTGGGAGGCGCCGGCGGCCAGTGCGCGGTGGACCTGGCGCGGCTGGGCTTTGGCTGCCTGACGCTCGCGGACTTCGACGTCTACGAACGCCACAACATCAACCGGCAGATCGGCTGCTTCGAAAGCACCCTGGGCCAGCGCAAGGTGGACGTGGTGGAGGGGATGTGTCGCGACATCCACCCGGACCTGCGCGTGCACAAGGTGCACGAGGGCATCACCGACACCAACGTGGCGCACGTGCTCCAGGGGCAGGGCGGCCTGCCGCCGGTGGACTACGTGGTGGAGGTCATCGACATCGCGGGGGCGAGGGCCAAGGAGTCGCTCCACCAGACGTGCCGCGAGCAGGGCATCCCCATCATGACCGGGCTGATGCTGGGCTTCGGCGCCGCGCTCCATGTCTTCCAGCCAGACGCGCCGCTCTACGAAGAGCTCTTCATCCTGCAGGACGGCCGCATCGACCTGCCGAAGATCATCCCCCACCTGGGCAGCTACATGCTCCAGGAGTACATGGACGCCTGCTACCAGGGGCGGGGCCACGCCCCCACGTGCGTGATTGGCGCCACCACCGCCGCCGGCCTGATGGTGAGTGAAATCATGCGCGGCGTGATGCTGGGGCCTCGCGCGATGGTGTCCTGGCCCGAGTACCTCTACGTGGACCTCTTCGACCACCGCTACGTGCGGGGCTCCGTCGGCGCCGCCCGTCCCGCCCCGCGTCCTGTCCGGTCGCTGAGCCAGGACGCCCGGGGCTGACCGCCGGGCCTCCAGGGGCCGGGGGCCCCCTTCCGGGCCCCCGAATCCCCCCGGTTGTTACATCACCACGCCTCGCGACCGCGCTTCATTGACCACCTGGGTGCCGTCCACGCCCAGCCGTCGCGCGATGAAGCCCGCGGCGCCGTCCGCGCTCTTGTGCACCCGGATGAACTGGTCGTCATACGTCCGCGTGACGATGAGCATCCCCGACACGATGACGCGCTGGAGGTTGTGCTGCAGCTCGTTGCCCTCGATGATGACGTGGATCTCCGAGAACAGCGCCCGCGCGTCCGACAGCATGTTGGACAGGTGCCGGCGCTGCTCGCTGTTGGGCACCGCCGACTTCGCCCCCGCGATGGTCACCAGCACCATGGGCTGCTGGTGTTGTTGATAGGCGGTCTGCATCTTCAGGTACACCGCTTGAATCTCATCCGGCGTCGGTGGCGCGTCCCAACGCAGGAAGAACACTTTGTCAATGACGTCTGTCTTGTAGACCGGAAGTGCCATGGCGTTCGCGACTCCTTCGTGACGGGGGCCCAGGGACCGTCCCGGTCCACCCCGACCGGGCTTTCTTCCTCGTGCTTGGGGGTCATCCTGCTCTTCAGCCGCGGTCAAGAAACTAGCCCCGAAGGCTGACATTGCTGAGACGACACATCCCCTCATCACTGACAGCGCCACGGACTGTGTTCTCGCCTCGCGGTCTTTGTGGATGTTCGCTGGCGGATTCTAAACCCAGACGCCGGGGCAACCCTTCATGTCTGGGCATTCCGCTGGCTGTGACATCTTTCAATGACGACTCCCCCTGAAAACAAGAAGGCCCCGGGAGCACGGTGGCTCCCGGGGCCTTCGGTGAGGCTTCAGCCCGTCAGGCGGTGAGCGCTACCCGCCGGAGACGTTGGTCTCCACGAGGTTGGCGTCGCCGGAGATCTGCGCGGCGGTGAAGAGGATGGGGCGCCACTGCTTCTGGGAGAACAGCCGCGTCTGGTCCGCGTAGTGAGCGGAGGTCGGGTCGCCGGACTGGCCGTAGGTCAGCACGGCGTTGCCGGTGGGGCCCGCGTCGGTGAACTGCATGGCCATGACGAAGCTGCTGCCGTTGTTGATGGGGTAGCCCGTGCGGCTGAGCAGGGTGGTGGCGTTGTAGGTCGGCAGGTGCGGCTCGGCGTAGTCGAACAGGGTCGTGCGGGCGACGCCGTAGGAGACGACGTTGGTGATGCCCTCGCGGCCCATGCCGCCCTGGAGCGGGATGTTGGCGCCGGCGCGCGCGGTGAACTGCACCTCGCCCAGCGTCTTGTCCAGCGCGACGCCGGAGCGGTTGATGGTGTACACGGCCTGCGCCAGCTTCACGAGCACCGGGTCGTCGCCCTGCGCGGGGGCGGGCACCAGGGTGTTGGGCGTGGCGATGGGGTTGGCCGGGTCGAACGGGGTGGCGAACAGCTGGCCCGCGTTGAGCAGGTTGGGGCCGGAGTAGGCGCCCAGGAACTCACGGAACACGAAGGCGCCCTTGGCGCCGGTGTCGTAGCGGCCGTTCCAGTCCTTGAGCAGCGTGCAGGCCTGGCTGATGTCCACCGCGGTGTTCTGGTAGGTGATCGTCGTCTTGCCGGCGCAGCGCTCGACGACGCTCGCGCGCACGAGCTCCTCCATGCTGCTGCGGTTGCTGAACACGGCCGTCTTCAGCTCGTCCAGGCTGAACTTGTGGTCGGGGCCGGAGGCGGCGTTGGGGCCGGACTCGGTGAGGGTGATGACGTTCATGCGCGTGCGCGGCGACTGGGGCACCTTCTCCAGGCCGTGCAGCGGGGAGAAGCCCGTCAGCGGGGCCTCCGGGTTGGACAGCCAGTAGCTGTCGTTCGCGTTGAAGACGAAGTCATTGCGGTCCAGCTTCGGCACCTTGGCGAAGGGCACGAGGCCGGGGCTGCGCGAGCCCGGCTCCACCTGCCACTCGTTGGCCGGGTCGCTGCCGTTGAGCAGCACGAAGCCCAGCGCGGAGTAGATGCCGTAGGCGATGGGGTTGGTGCCCGTGGTCGCCTCGGTGAGCCACTTCGTGTACGCGTCCTTGGTGAGGTTGGGCGTGGGCGTGGCGTCCGTGTACCAAGCCTTGCCCTCCTTGTCGGCGTACATGGTGTTCACCCAGGGCAGGCCCTGCTGGGTGGCGTAGACGTCCTTGAACTCCGCCAGGTTCTTGGCCTTGTTCATGCCGTGGAACTGGTCCAGGAACTTGGTGTTGTCGATGTTGCCATCGCGCAGGGTGAGCACCGTCTGCGTGTTCCAGCCCAGCGTGCCCGCGGGGAAGCCCGGCGCCGCCGAGTCCGGGATGGCGATGATGGGGCCGTAGTGGCTGAAGTACATCGTCTGCGTGTAGTTGGTGACCGAGCCCTCCGCCAGCTTCACCAGGATGGTGAAGGTCTTGGAGGTCATGGCGCGCTCTTCGTTGCCGTACTTGTAGACGGTCGGCTTTCCGGGCACGAGCTGCAGCTGGTACATGGTCATGCGCTGACCGGAGGAGAACGTGTGCGTCCACGCGACGTTCTCATTGAAGCCGATGAGCACCGCCGGCACGCCCATCAGGCCCACGCCGTAGACGTTCAGCTGGCCGGGCACGGTCAGCTGGCTCTCCCACAGGCGCAGCTCGCCTTCCCAGGGGAAGTGCGGGTTGGCCATCACCATGCCCTTGCCGTTGTCGGTGCGCTCGGCGCCAATGGCCCAGCCGTTGCTGCCGAAGTCCGCCCGGCGCAGCCGCTGGAGGTCTTCCAGGGTGGGCATCTGGGGACGCAGCGCGGCCTGCTTCGCATCAAAGGACTGCGCGCCCACGGTGGGGGGCATCGCCGCGGCGATGGTGAGCGCCAGCGCGTTGACGCCGGCGATGAGCGTCAGGTCCGTGTTGTACGCCAGCAGCTCCACCGGGGTGATGGGCCGCACCCAGGGCGCGTTGGCGCACTCGGCGGGACGGGCCGCCGGGGCCGTGTCCGCCAGGTACTTGTTGTAGCCGGCCGCGTAGCCGGTGAGCATCGCCTGCATCTCCTCCGACACCGTGGGGAAGGCGGCCGCGGCGCGGTCCAGCAGGCCCATGGACAGGTACGCCAGGTCCGACGCCACGTAGGTGTTGCCCGGCCCCTGGCCCAGGAAGCGCGCGCGCTCGCTGCGCACCTTGAGGATCTGGTCCGCCAGCGTACAGACGTGGTCCTGCGCGAAGGCATAGCCCTGGCCGAAGCCCAGGCTGCCGTAGTCGTTCGCGGTGATGTGCGGGATGCCGTACGAGGTGCGCTTGATGTTCGCCGTGTACTTCGGGGCGGCCGGCGGCGGCGGCGGGGTTTCCGTTTCGTCGTCGTCACAGCCGGCGGTGGCCAGCAGCGCCAGCGACGCGAACAGGGAGAAAGACCAACGGCGGGCCCGGAGAGACCGGGACCCGCCGCGAGAAGGAGACGTATCGGGGGTGTGCTCGTGCATGGCGGGCCGGAGACTAGGAAGGTGGCGATTCGCCGGTCAATGTTTCTGGGATTTGACTTTCGCTCCGGGGTGAACGTGCTCGATGCATCGCGTCGTGGGTTTGGGAAAGCCCGGAAGTCGGTGTGTGTTACACGGGGGGCATGA
Coding sequences within:
- a CDS encoding penicillin acylase family protein; this translates as MHEHTPDTSPSRGGSRSLRARRWSFSLFASLALLATAGCDDDETETPPPPPAAPKYTANIKRTSYGIPHITANDYGSLGFGQGYAFAQDHVCTLADQILKVRSERARFLGQGPGNTYVASDLAYLSMGLLDRAAAAFPTVSEEMQAMLTGYAAGYNKYLADTAPAARPAECANAPWVRPITPVELLAYNTDLTLIAGVNALALTIAAAMPPTVGAQSFDAKQAALRPQMPTLEDLQRLRRADFGSNGWAIGAERTDNGKGMVMANPHFPWEGELRLWESQLTVPGQLNVYGVGLMGVPAVLIGFNENVAWTHTFSSGQRMTMYQLQLVPGKPTVYKYGNEERAMTSKTFTILVKLAEGSVTNYTQTMYFSHYGPIIAIPDSAAPGFPAGTLGWNTQTVLTLRDGNIDNTKFLDQFHGMNKAKNLAEFKDVYATQQGLPWVNTMYADKEGKAWYTDATPTPNLTKDAYTKWLTEATTGTNPIAYGIYSALGFVLLNGSDPANEWQVEPGSRSPGLVPFAKVPKLDRNDFVFNANDSYWLSNPEAPLTGFSPLHGLEKVPQSPRTRMNVITLTESGPNAASGPDHKFSLDELKTAVFSNRSSMEELVRASVVERCAGKTTITYQNTAVDISQACTLLKDWNGRYDTGAKGAFVFREFLGAYSGPNLLNAGQLFATPFDPANPIATPNTLVPAPAQGDDPVLVKLAQAVYTINRSGVALDKTLGEVQFTARAGANIPLQGGMGREGITNVVSYGVARTTLFDYAEPHLPTYNATTLLSRTGYPINNGSSFVMAMQFTDAGPTGNAVLTYGQSGDPTSAHYADQTRLFSQKQWRPILFTAAQISGDANLVETNVSGG
- a CDS encoding class I SAM-dependent methyltransferase, which codes for MPETVFVDNIWNDFAHSYDQMIPELPCYQRQREKLLRDTRDRAYVIDAGCGTGLVSEPLVRRGQRVIGFDNNQAMLALAVRRRDREPEAVRTRWTILPGDVTTFPLEVEGGADAVVMNNVLFYVRDPEAVLREAWTHLKPGGVLCMTSNKRPRPNLEKVLTNSIQEWESQGRWTEALQRAVNHHRTCAQRLTTDPNEMVTFLDTDQAVRLLEKVGFTEALVADGDDYYGENFYVCMRK
- a CDS encoding ThiF family adenylyltransferase, coding for MTNVNPRFQRNLGVLHPQTMDKLAGTHVLVAGVGGAGGQCAVDLARLGFGCLTLADFDVYERHNINRQIGCFESTLGQRKVDVVEGMCRDIHPDLRVHKVHEGITDTNVAHVLQGQGGLPPVDYVVEVIDIAGARAKESLHQTCREQGIPIMTGLMLGFGAALHVFQPDAPLYEELFILQDGRIDLPKIIPHLGSYMLQEYMDACYQGRGHAPTCVIGATTAAGLMVSEIMRGVMLGPRAMVSWPEYLYVDLFDHRYVRGSVGAARPAPRPVRSLSQDARG
- a CDS encoding DofA protein, producing MALPVYKTDVIDKVFFLRWDAPPTPDEIQAVYLKMQTAYQQHQQPMVLVTIAGAKSAVPNSEQRRHLSNMLSDARALFSEIHVIIEGNELQHNLQRVIVSGMLIVTRTYDDQFIRVHKSADGAAGFIARRLGVDGTQVVNEARSRGVVM